The Monodelphis domestica isolate mMonDom1 chromosome 7, mMonDom1.pri, whole genome shotgun sequence genome window below encodes:
- the OGG1 gene encoding N-glycosylase/DNA lyase — MQHRILTSIPSLWDSIPCPRSELDLDLVLSSGQSFRWREHSPRHWTGVLDGRLWTLTQADERLYYTVYGEEAGPGAPQTLCRFFQLHVCLADLYQHWSSADPHFREVASRFPGVRLLRQDPVECLFSFICSSNNHISRITSMVQRLCQHLGPPLGQLDGVSYHGFPSLQALAKAEVEPQLRELGFGYRARFVSESARVVLKERGGASWLQQLRAASYEEAQRDLCSLPGVGVKVADCVCLMALDKPQAVPVDVHVWHIARRDYGWQPASKSQRSLSQKTSKELGDFFRSLWGPYAGWTQAVLFCADLRQIPKPQILPAKPKPRKRQRGASSGREDAGDPG; from the exons ATGCAGCATCGCATCCTCACCTCGATCCCCAGCCTCTGGGACTCCATCCCCTGCCCGCGCTCTGAGCTGGACCTGGACCTGGTGCTGTCCTCGGGCCAGTCCTTCAG GTGGAGAGAGCACAGCCCTAGGCACTGGACTGGGGTCCTGGACGGCCGGCTATGGACCCTGACCCAGGCAGACGAACGGCTGTACTACACCGTGTACGGGGAGGAGGCGGGACCCGGGGCTCCGCAGACCTTGTGCCGGTTCTTCCAGCTCCACGTCTGCCTGGCAGACCTGTACCAGCACTGGTCCTCCGCCGATCCCCACTTCCGAGAAGTGGCCTCAAGATTCCCGG GAGTCCGGCTGCTCAGACAAGACCCCGTGGAATGTCTCTTTTCCTTCATCTGCTCTTCCAACAACCACATCTCGCGCATCACCAGCATGGTGCAGCGGCTCTGCCAGCACCTGGGACCGCCGTTGGGCCAGCTGGACGGCGTCTCCTATCACGGTTTCCCCAGCTTGCAGGCTCTAGCCA AGGCGGAGGTGGAGCCCCAACTTCGGGAGCTGGGTTTTGGGTACCGTGCCCGCTTTGTGAGTGAGAGTGCCCGTGTGGTCCTGAAAGAACGAGGGGGAGCCAGCTGGCTGCAGCAGCTCCGAGCAGCATCCTACGAGGAAGCCCAGCGGGACCTTTGCTCCCTGCCCGGGGTCGGGGTAAAG GTGGCCGACTGTGTGTGTCTCATGGCCTTGGACAAGCCCCAGGCCGTGCCTGTGGACGTCCATGTCTGGCACATCGCCCGCCGGGACTATGGCTGGCAGCCTGCTTCCAAGAGCCAGAGGAGCCTGAGCCAGAAGACCAGCAAGGAGCTGG GAGACTTCTTCCGGAGCCTGTGGGGACCCTATGCTGGCTGGACTCAAGCG GTTCTGTTCTGTGCAGACCTGAGACAGATCCCCAAACCACAAATTCTCCCTGCAAAGCCCAAGCCCAGGAAACGCCAGAGGGGAGCCTCATCGGGACGAGAGGATGCTGGAGACCCAGGATGA